Proteins encoded within one genomic window of Psilocybe cubensis strain MGC-MH-2018 chromosome 2, whole genome shotgun sequence:
- a CDS encoding ABC transporter A family member 2: protein MANIFWLQLRALIWKNWIVLSKHSFYGIGDPVPIKSLQSQFDPKLAFIWSDATANSSSSSSASSPTPSAIIERITADFTPSQRASVRQVADPLSIPSLCPQNFNLFSQCFAAVVFYDVPAPGNGNSNSSSGGGGGGAGGAGGRAVNYTISADSGLGFVDVVHHTSDFEKRILPLQWAIDKAIIELQTGVEQQVPLEWPFTQETNEEQKTGIRLSYIRGIRSLLVLALYVPPPSLALPLLLHIPPSPHTLFRYVVLVEWYQADLRLATHVCVRCSFVTFVGISYQLPGSVAGERASLITEHMKAMGLKDSARILSWHISISLTYLPAWIIVSLTWHFQVFKSSSAGLILIMHILLGLVLASYSFFTCAPFGKSPQLAAVVTTFWVIVLAILALVVKASGSGVLFVFALVFPPAWYVFAVKALCGWENREIGALVGKADPESGIVIAPLLLAAVIDIFLWPYLAVLLERHLYDARRGPSSSPSPSRRPFYKFWQRTPSSSSSSSSTPEHPPIAENTAISIRNLTKTYKTTRWFGLGSKKGEVTAVRELSLDVPRTGIFVLLGSNGAGKSTSLSVIAGLSSPTSGSVTFSVPSPSPSPSSSSTTTTTTTYTQTTLPPRGTLGIVPQKNVLFPELTCLQTLRVWRAVKWSEHSDEGEDLEQLLRDCDLGRKVHANADTLSGGQKRKLQLAVGLLGGSKIVLVDECTSGVDPLSRRALWKTLTAFREDRSIVFTTHFLDEADLLADYIAILAAPGKVVASGPPVALKRDLGEGYSMQVAFPSLHTANADAEKTSPADALFHKISAIAPQMYTTSPDPAHVVYHLKTRDSKVIRQVTDLLDEEMRVGAVVGYDILGTTIEDIFLDLMNKNDAVSATGAGASASASASAAEQDEEKTSRGTVTPSPPPPGISLKASGPGAALDSHIIDLPTGRPVHAYKQAQTVFYKRWLIARRSWLTPFLTVLLAVAGACIPLVFIRHKQQSCVRRFDTPVSIPLFFPDSPILLSSFTFGPSSRVLNQPPGIIRQALGASAGALRTTDVRDNATFVGDITSNYRNFSLGGVSFDMSTGAALVAWEATPPGLTGPTMLNLATNVLYSRAVNASAVGGGGGAQGEAVIKANYAAFPPVAAGTLVSLRWIVFFGAVMAVYPAFYTLYVAKERRTSVQAMQFSNGLTNPLGLWLGHLMFDTLSVVVLSTIITVVFAAAASNQFHGLGFLWWLGECTDRVWVVIQWFVMVQYGITGALFAYCVSLMVATPLAAFAAVAGYQFVMFILYLSSYLLVLTYGKVTEATRLTTIIHFSTSIVAPVASVTRAALVSVNLFSLLCDGTTEVNASSMGSIKRYGGPILYLFVYAFILLAILVWVDSGTRTPRRLRARKLPSGSGTPSSSASKEDVMAAAEAVAGSDDLLRVVNISKKFGQNQVVDDVSLGVSKDTIFALLGPNGAGKTTTFNIIRGDILPDVGDVFINGVSVVRNPRTARAALGVCPQFTAIDSQLTVEEHLIIYGRLKGLQQGPELDSSVRAVLLGTSLGMYADRLASKLSGGNQRKLSLAISLIGNPSVVLIDEFSTGIDPKMKRDMWQTLRRVAVGKAVVITTHSMEEASALASGVGILAKRMLAVGTTESLSARYATYEVHFTCRTRDEIVKARTLMSHIPGSRMADDVATRFEVPIGTAAEDGSEPFTLGQLFDTLATHGDFTEYTVEKASLESVFLKVIRENDVKEEDSAARRREGAGKKAWWRFW from the exons ATGGCCAACATATTCTGGCTGCAGCTCCGCGCGCTGATATGGAAAAATTGGATTGTGCTCTCTAAACACTCCttt TACGGCATCGGCGACCCTGTACCCATAAAATCCCTGCAAAGCCAGTTCGACCCGAAACTCGCGTTCATCTGGTCCGACGCTACAGCcaactcctcctcttcctcctctgcgTCCTCACCTACACCATCCGCGATCATCGAGCGTATCACAGCGGACTTTACACCATCCCAACGCGCCTCCGTGCGCCAAGTCGCGGATCCGCTGAGCATCCCGTCGTTGTGCCCGCAGAATTTTAATTTGTTTTCGCAGTGCTTTGCGGCTGTTGTGTTTTATGATGTGCCTGCGCCCGGTAACGGCAATAGCAATAGTAGCagcgggggcgggggtggAGGAGCGGGAGGGGCAGGGGGAAGAGCGGTGAATTATACGATTTCGGCGGATTCGGGGCTCGGTTTTGTGGATGTTGTACACCATACGAGTGATTTTGAGAAGAGGATTTTGCCGTTGCAGTGGGCGATTGAtaag GCGATCATCGAGCTGCAGACGGGTGTAGAGCAGCAGGTCCCGCTCGAGTGGCCGTTCACGCAGGAGACGAACGAGGAGCAGAAGACGGGTATCAGGCTTAGTTATATCAGGGGGATTAGGTCCTTGCTTGTGCTTGCTTTGTACGTtccccctccctctctcgctctccctcttcttctccatatTCCCCCTTCTCCCCACACCCTTTTTCGTTATGTCGTCCTCGTTGAATGGTATCAAGCTGACTTGCGACTTGCAACTCATGTGTGTGTGCGATGCAGCTTCGTGACGTTTGTAGGCATCTCGTATCAGCTTCCTGGATCGGTCGCGGGGGAACGAGCGTCGTTGATCACGGAGCATATGAAGGCTATGGGGTTGAAAGATTCAGCTAGGATTCT ATCCTGGCACATCTCCATATCCCTAACATACCTCCCCGCATGGATAATCGTCTCCCTAACCTGGCACTTCCAAGTCTTCAAATCCTCCTCCGCAGGACTCATCCTAATAATGCACATCCTCCTCGGCCTCGTCCTCGCATCCTACTCCTTCTTCACCTGCGCGCCCTTCGGCAAGTCCCCGCAGCTCGCTGCCGTTGTAACGACGTTTTGGGTGATTGTGCTAGCGATACTGGCGTTGGTTGTAAAGGCGAGTGGGAGCGGGGTGCTGTTTGTGTTTGCGCTGGTTTTTCCGCCGGCGTGGTATGTGTTTGCGGTTAAGGCGCTGTGTGGGTGGGAGAATAGGGAGATTGGGGCGTTGGTGGGTAAGGCGGATCCGGAGAGTGGGATTGTGATTGCGCCGTTGCTTTTGGCTGCTGTG ATTGATATTTTCTTGTGGCCGTATCTTGCTGTCCTCCTCGAACGGCACTTGTACGATGCGCGTCGCGgtccctcttcctccccctccccctcccgtCGACCATTCTATAAATTCTGGCAAAGAACGCCCtcctcgtcatcatcatcatcatcaacaccCGAACACCCGCCAATTGCCGAAAACACCGCGATTTCGATTAGAAATCTGACAAAGACGTACAAGACGACGCGGTGGTTTGGACTTGGGTCGAAGAAGGGCGAGGTCACGGCTGTTCGAGAGCTTAGCCTTGATGTGCCGCGTACGGGGATATTTGTGTTGTTGGGTTCGAATGG AGCTGGAAAGTCGACTTCGTTGTCTGTTATTGCGGGATTGTCAAGTCCTACAAGCGGGAGCGTCACATTTTCCGtcccctccccttccccctccccctcctcctcctcaaccaccaccaccacaaccaccTACACACAAACCACCCTCCCACCCCGCGGCACACTCGGCATCGTCCCACAAAAAAACGTCCTCTTCCCCGAACTCACATGCCTCCAAACGCTCCGCGTCTGGCGCGCCGTCAAGTGGTCTGAGCATTCGGATGAGGGTGAGGATTTGGAGCAGTTGCTGAGGGATTGTGATCTTGGGAGGAAGGTACATGCGAATGCGGATACGCTTTCGGGGGGacagaagaggaagttgCAGTTGGCTGTTGGGTTGCTTGGGGGGTCGAAGa tTGTTTTGGTGGATGAGTGTACGTCGGGCGTGGACCCGCTCAGTAGACGCGCGCTGTGGAAGACTCTGACGGCGTTCCGCGAGGACAGGAGTATAGTCTTCACAACCCAC TTTTTGGACGAGGCGGATCTGTTGGCGGACTATATCGCGATCCTCGCTGCACCTGGAAAAGTCGTCGCGTCCGGCCCGCCTGTTGCGCTCAAGCGCGATTTGGGAGAGGGGTATTCTATGCAGGTCGCTTTTCCCTCTTTGCACACCGCCAATGCCGATGCCGAAAAGACGTCCCCCGCCGACGCGCTGTTCCACAAAATCTCCGCTATCGCGCCGCAGATGTACACTACCTCGCCTGACCCCGCGCATGTGGTTTATCATCTTAAAACGAGGGATAGTAAGGTTATTAGACAGGTGACGGACTTgttggatgaggagatgCGCGTGGGCGCGGTGGTTGGGTATGATATCCTCGGCACGACGATTGAGGATatatttttggatttgatgAATAAGAACGATGCCGTATCCGCCACGGGCGCAGGagcaagtgcaagtgcaagtgcaagtgcGGCGGAGCAGGACGAGGAAAAGACGTCGCGGGGCACAGTCACACCATCTCCGCCTCCGCCCGGAATCTCTCTGAAAGCATCGGGACCAGGAGCAGCACTAGACTCGCACATCATCGACTTACCAACAGGCCGCCCGGTGCACGCGTACAAACAGGCGCAGACGGTCTTTTACAAACGATGGCTCATCGCGCGGCGCAGCTGGCTCACGCCCTTCCTCACCGTCCTCCTCGCCGTCGCGGGCGCGTGCATCCccctcgtcttcatccggCACAAACAGCAGTCGTGCGTGCGCCGCTTCGATACGCCCGTCTCTATCCCCCTATTCTTCCCAGACTCCCCCATCCTCCTCAGCAGCTTCACCTTCGGCCCGTCGTCCCGCGTACTCAATCAGCCGCCGGGTATTATACGTCAGGCGCTCGGAGCTTCCGCTGGTGCACTGCGCACGACGGATGTGAGGGATAACGCGACGTTTGTGGGGGATATTACGAGTAATTATAGGAATTTTTCACTTGGGGGTGTGTCGTTTGATATGAGCACGGGTGCGGCGCTCGTTGCGTGGGAGGCGACGCCGCCTGGGTTGACGGGCCCGACGATGTTGAATTTGGCGACGAATGTGTTGTATAGTCGTGCGGTGAATGCGAGTGCtgtgggtgggggtgggggtgcgCAGGGAGAGGCGGTTATTAAGGCGAATTATGCGGCGTTCCCGCCTGTTGCGGCTGGTACGCTCGTGTCGCTGCGCTGGATCGTATTTTTCGGGGCTGTCATG GCGGTATACCCGGCGTTCTACACACTTTACGTCGCGAAGGAGAGACGGACGTCGGTGCAGGCGATGCAGTTCTCGAATGGACTGACGAACCCGCTTGGGCTGTGGTTAGGCCATTTGATGTTCGATACGCTgtcggtggtggtgttgtCGACGATTATCACCGTTGTGTTTGCGGCTGCGGCGTCGAATCAGTTCCATGGGCTTGGGTTCttg TGGTGGCTTGGAGAATGTACTGACAGAGTGTGGGTTGTTATACAGTGGTTTGTTATGGTGCAGTATGGAATCACTGGGGCGCTGTTTGCGTATTGTGTGTCTTTGATGGTTGCAACGCCTCTCGCGGCCTTTGCAGCTGTGGCTGGATACCAATTCGTCATGTTCATT CTTTATTTGTCTTCGTACCTTTTGGTATTGACGTATGGAAAAGTCACGGAGGCTACAAGGTTGACTACTATCATCCACTTTTCGACATCGATCGTCGCGCCTGTAGCTAGTGTG ACACGCGCTGCACTGGTCTCCGTCAACCTGTTCTCATTACTCTGCGATGGAACGACTGAAGTCAACGCCTCCTCCATGGGCTCAATCAAGCGCTATGGCGGGCCCATCCTCTACCTCTTCGTCTACGCCTTCATTCTCCTCGCCATCCTCGTCTGGGTCGACTCGGGCACGCGCACCCCACGACGTCTCCGCGCGCGCAAGCTGCCCTCTGGGTCCGGTacgccctcctcctccgcgtCCAAGGAGGACGTCATGGCGGCTGCAGAGGCGGTTGCGGGCTCGGATGACCTGTTGCGTGTTGTGAACATTTCGAAGAAGTTTGGGCAGAATCAGGTAGTGGATGATGTTAGCTTGGGGGTGTCAAAGGATACGATTTTTGCGCTCCTTGGACCGAATGGGGCTGggaagacgacgacgttTAATATTATCC GCGGTGATATTCTACCGGATGTCGGAGACGTGTTTATCAACGGTGTGTCTGTCGTGCGGAATCCACGCACGGCTCGCGCGGCGCTTGGCGTCTGTCCGCAGTTCACAGCCATCGACTCGCAGCTCACCGTCGAAGAACATCTCATCATCTACGGACGACTCAAGGGCTTGCAACAAGGTCCAGAGCTAGACTCGAGTGTGCGCGCAGTACTGCTCGGCACCTCGCTGGGGATGTACGCTGATAGACTTGCGAGCAAGCTGTCGGGGGGAAATCAGCGCAAACTGTCGCTTGCGATATCGCTCATTGGTAATCCGTCGGTTGTGTTGATTGATGAGTTCTCGACGGGGATTGAtccgaagatgaagagggaTATGTGGCAGACGCTTAGAAGGGTTGCGGTTGGGAAAGCGGTTGTGATTACGACGC ATTCTATGGAGGAGGCGTCTGCTCTGGCGAGTGGTGTTGGTATTTTGGCTAAGCGTATGCTAG CTGTTGGCACAACCGAGTCCCTATCCGCGCGTTATGCGACATACGAAGTACACTTTACATGTCGCACGCGCGACGAAATTGTCAAAGCGCGTACACTTATGTCGCACATCCCTGGCTCGCGCATGGCGGACGACGTCGCGACGCGCTTCGAGGTGCCCATCGGGACAGCAGCTGAAGACGGCTCTGAGCCGTTCACGCTCGGACAGCTATTTGACACCCTAGCGACCCATGGCGATTTCACGGAGTACACGGTTGAGAAGGCGAGCTTGGAGAGTGTGTTTTTGAAGGTTATTAGGGAGAATGATGTGAAGGAGGAGGATAGTGCTGCGCGTAGAAGAGAGGGTGCTGGCAAAAAGGCGTGGTGGAGGTTTTGGTGA
- a CDS encoding 3-methyl-2-oxobutanoate hydroxymethyltransferase yields MSTTFAHRRLSHDFIFRASPQLRRWMSVRPPSQDPATPPIPRKKVTIQTLQALRQSKTPISMLTAYDYPSALACSSSLLTDITLVGDSLAQVCLGYASTTQLTLSEMIHHAKAAARGTTHPFLIADMPFGTYHTSVQNAVANAVRLVQEGRVEGVKLEGGREIADVVRRLTDIGIPVMAHVGLLPQRHCALSGYKVQGKSAEAAKKVVTDALALQEAGAFAVVVEAVPLELGKYITDRLKIPTIGIGAGPHTSGQVLVYDDVMGTWSGHKAKFVRRFGNMKEIRDNAVQSYGEAVREGSFPDPQAESYTMDKIEWARFLENEISEDIR; encoded by the exons atgtCGACGACATTTGCTCACCGACGTCTATCACACGACTTCATCTTCCGCGCCAGCCCACAACTACGACGATGGATGAGCGTTCGACCTCCATCGCAGGACCCTGCGACGCCTCCAATCCCTCGTAAAAAAGTCACGATTCAAACGTTACAGGCTCTTCGCCAATCTAAGACACCGATTTCAATGTTGACTGCGTACGATTATCCATCCGCACTAGCATGCTCGTCATCACTGCTCACCGATATCACGCTGGTCGGCGATTCGTTGGCGCAAGTATGTCTCGGATATGCATCGACGACACAACTCACATTGTCCGAGATGATTCATCATGCAAAGGCCGCAGCACGGGGCACCACACATCCATTCCTCATCGCCGATATGCCCTTTGGCACCTACCATACGTCGGTACAGAATGCCGTCGCCAATGCTGTTCGGCTAGTTCAGGAGGGCAGAGTTGAAGGTGTCAAGCTTGAAGGTGGTCGCGAAATAGCAGACGTGGTCCGACGGCTAACGGATATTGGGATCCCGGTTATGGCGCACGTTGGACTTCTTCCCCAAAGACACTGCGCGCTGTCGGGCTACAAGGTGCAAGGGAAAAGTGCAGAGGCCGCGAAGAAAGTTGTTACAGATGCGTTGGCTCTTCAGGAGGCTGGCGCATTTGCAGTTGTCGTCGAAGCCGTCCCGTTGGAGCTCGGAAAATACATCACGGACCGACTTAAAATTCCGACAATTGGAATCGGAGCAGGTCCCCACACCAGTGGACAG GTCCTGGTGTACGACGATGTAATGGGCACATGGTCAGGGCACAAAGCAAAATTCGTTCGTCGTTTCGGGAATATGAAAGAGATTCGTGACAATGCAGTCCAGAGTTACGGCGAGGCAGTTAGGGAAGGGTCGTTCCCAGACCCACAAGCCGAAAGTTACACCATGGACAAAATCGAATGGGCACGGTTCTTGGAGAACGAAATTTCGGAGGACATCCGGTAA